From Vogesella sp. XCS3, the proteins below share one genomic window:
- a CDS encoding RusA family crossover junction endodeoxyribonuclease: MSNVIKFSVPGSPVGKGRPKVSSSGGKFARMYTPEKTVSYETLVALAAQQAMEGRPLLSGPVNVRMAILLPVPASWSKRKQAAALAGLVYPTKKPDADNVVKAIFDGINGVVWNDDVQVCGLNMTKRYACTPGVEVLVSPIDGALFAA; encoded by the coding sequence ATGAGCAACGTCATTAAATTTTCTGTTCCAGGCTCACCGGTAGGCAAAGGCCGCCCGAAGGTCTCCAGTAGCGGCGGCAAGTTTGCCCGCATGTACACGCCTGAGAAAACCGTCAGCTACGAAACGCTGGTGGCTTTGGCCGCACAGCAGGCCATGGAAGGTCGCCCGCTGCTGAGTGGCCCTGTGAATGTGCGTATGGCGATCTTGCTGCCGGTACCGGCCAGCTGGTCTAAGCGTAAGCAAGCAGCGGCCCTGGCCGGCCTGGTGTACCCGACCAAGAAGCCAGACGCGGATAACGTGGTGAAAGCCATCTTCGACGGTATCAACGGTGTGGTGTGGAACGACGACGTGCAGGTATGCGGCCTGAACATGACCAAGCGCTATGCGTGCACGCCTGGTGTTGAAGTGCTGGTGTCGCCCATCGACGGCGCGCTGTTCGCTGCCTGA
- a CDS encoding HNH endonuclease, with product MSRLKTLKPTLQVMRDERVPTMQAGGWRTKGMTAAQRGYDYDWQKARKQYLSEHPLCVRCEAKGLVVAANVVDHVIAHRGDKRLFWDRANWQALCTPCHSGDKQREENAA from the coding sequence ATGTCCCGACTCAAGACGCTCAAGCCCACCCTGCAGGTGATGCGTGATGAGCGCGTGCCAACCATGCAGGCCGGTGGCTGGCGGACCAAGGGCATGACGGCGGCCCAGCGTGGCTACGACTACGACTGGCAGAAGGCCAGAAAGCAGTACCTGTCCGAGCACCCGCTGTGCGTACGCTGCGAGGCGAAAGGCCTGGTGGTTGCGGCCAACGTGGTCGATCACGTCATTGCCCACCGAGGTGACAAGCGACTGTTCTGGGACAGGGCCAACTGGCAGGCACTGTGCACGCCCTGCCATAGCGGCGACAAGCAGCGCGAGGAGAACGCAGCATGA
- a CDS encoding terminase small subunit: MALTGKKKAFADAKLAGKSNKEAAIAAGYSEKTAAAAGARLVKDVNIAAYIAAAKEAPGKKGKADDQAPTFNLSEAMQHSDPMAFLKAAMNDLKLDPRMRIDAAKAMLPYTHRKLGEEGKKDERQKAAENAAKGGSKFAPPPPPLRLVGK; this comes from the coding sequence ATGGCTTTAACAGGCAAGAAGAAGGCGTTTGCCGATGCCAAACTTGCCGGCAAATCCAATAAGGAAGCGGCTATCGCGGCTGGTTACAGCGAGAAAACGGCCGCCGCTGCGGGTGCCCGCCTTGTTAAAGACGTTAACATCGCGGCCTATATCGCTGCGGCCAAGGAAGCGCCAGGGAAGAAGGGTAAAGCTGACGATCAAGCCCCTACTTTCAACCTCAGCGAGGCGATGCAGCACAGCGACCCGATGGCATTCCTGAAGGCTGCGATGAACGACCTGAAGCTTGATCCGCGCATGCGGATTGATGCGGCCAAGGCCATGCTGCCGTACACGCACCGCAAGCTGGGTGAAGAAGGCAAGAAAGACGAAAGGCAGAAGGCAGCTGAGAACGCGGCAAAGGGTGGCAGCAAGTTTGCCCCGCCACCGCCGCCGCTCAGGCTAGTGGGGAAATGA
- a CDS encoding terminase large subunit: MGAPEWTTACPDWAARLINRKSIIPPPIYPDMAAYALEIFKALKVVDLPGQPTFGECSDEWVFDFVAAIFGAYDAETGRQLIREYYLLISKKNTKSTIAAGIMLTAVILCWRNDEEHLILAPTKEVADNSFKPAAGMVRADPELSALFHVQDHLRTITHRTTKASMKVVAADTDTVSGKKSGRILVDEHWLFGKKSGAEAMFIEALGGQISREEGWVIFLTTQSDEPPAGVFRDKLQYFRDVRDGKIHDPRSLGVLYEFPEQILKDKGYLLPENFHITNPNLGRSVSSEWLSDQLRKNQHKTDGTFQQILAKHLNVEIGLALRMGRWAGADFWLQQGRRGLTLEQIIKRSEVITAGIDGGGLDDLLGLAIVGRDRETGEWLAWMHAWAHPSVLERRKEIAPALRDFARDGHLTLVKRIGEDVEELASYIAQVEEDDLLDKAGLDPAGIGTILDALVAAGVPQDKIIGISQGWKLGGAIKTAERKLAEEVLVHDASPMMAWCVGNAMVEPKGNAILITKQASGSAKIDPLMALFNAVQLMALGPAARGPSVYESRGIRFI, encoded by the coding sequence ATGGGTGCGCCAGAATGGACTACTGCGTGCCCAGACTGGGCTGCGCGGCTGATCAATCGCAAGTCGATCATTCCGCCGCCCATCTACCCGGACATGGCAGCCTACGCGCTGGAGATTTTCAAGGCGCTGAAAGTAGTCGACCTGCCAGGCCAGCCCACCTTCGGCGAGTGTAGCGATGAGTGGGTGTTCGACTTCGTTGCCGCTATCTTCGGCGCGTACGATGCCGAGACCGGCAGGCAGCTGATCCGCGAGTACTACCTGCTGATCTCCAAGAAGAACACGAAATCGACCATCGCCGCCGGCATCATGCTGACGGCGGTGATTCTGTGCTGGCGTAACGATGAGGAGCACCTGATCCTTGCGCCAACCAAAGAAGTAGCAGACAACAGCTTCAAGCCGGCCGCCGGCATGGTGCGGGCAGACCCTGAGCTGTCTGCCCTGTTCCACGTGCAGGATCACCTACGCACCATCACCCACCGGACCACAAAAGCGTCCATGAAGGTGGTAGCAGCCGATACTGACACCGTATCCGGCAAGAAGTCTGGCCGCATCCTGGTGGACGAGCACTGGCTGTTCGGCAAGAAGTCCGGCGCCGAGGCCATGTTCATCGAGGCATTGGGCGGCCAGATTTCCCGCGAAGAAGGCTGGGTAATCTTTCTGACCACACAAAGCGATGAACCACCCGCTGGTGTGTTCCGCGACAAGCTGCAGTACTTCCGCGACGTGCGGGACGGCAAGATTCATGACCCGAGATCGTTAGGCGTGCTCTATGAGTTCCCCGAGCAGATCCTGAAGGACAAGGGCTATCTGCTGCCCGAGAACTTCCACATCACCAACCCGAACCTGGGCCGGTCGGTTAGCAGTGAATGGCTGTCCGACCAGCTACGCAAGAACCAGCACAAGACTGATGGCACATTTCAACAGATTCTGGCCAAACACCTCAACGTAGAAATCGGCCTCGCCTTACGGATGGGCCGTTGGGCCGGTGCTGACTTCTGGCTGCAGCAAGGCCGACGAGGCCTGACGCTGGAGCAGATCATCAAGCGTAGCGAGGTCATCACCGCCGGCATAGACGGCGGCGGCCTGGATGACTTGCTGGGTCTGGCTATCGTTGGCCGCGATCGTGAGACGGGTGAATGGCTTGCCTGGATGCATGCATGGGCACACCCATCCGTACTGGAGCGCCGAAAGGAAATTGCCCCTGCCCTGCGCGACTTCGCCCGAGATGGCCATCTGACGCTGGTCAAGCGCATAGGCGAGGATGTGGAAGAGCTTGCTAGCTACATCGCCCAGGTTGAAGAAGACGATTTATTAGACAAAGCGGGGCTCGATCCGGCTGGGATTGGCACGATTCTGGATGCGCTGGTTGCTGCGGGTGTACCGCAGGACAAAATCATCGGTATCAGCCAGGGCTGGAAATTGGGTGGTGCCATCAAGACTGCTGAGCGCAAGCTGGCTGAAGAAGTGCTGGTGCACGATGCCAGCCCGATGATGGCCTGGTGTGTCGGTAACGCCATGGTGGAGCCGAAAGGCAACGCCATCCTGATCACCAAGCAAGCCAGCGGCTCAGCCAAGATTGACCCGCTGATGGCCCTATTCAACGCCGTGCAACTGATGGCACTCGGCCCTGCTGCCCGTGGCCCATCCGTGTACGAATCCCGCGGTATCCGTTTTATCTAA